The nucleotide sequence GCCTCCAGATATTTTTCTTTCTTGTCAGCAATAAATTCGTCCATCCGCTGTTGCGCGGATTTCAGGAGCTCCTCTTCCAGGTTGGGCAGGTTGACTGGCGGAACAAAGAAGCCGGAATAGTCCTCAAAGTTTTGGACGACAAAGACCAGATGCAGTTCCGCACCGAATTTGCCAGCTGTGTATGCGGCTGATTCCGCTATCATCTCGGCGTTGTCGGAAAAATCAACAGGGGTGATAATGGTTTGAATTTCCTGCATGGTGTTCTCCTCAGTAGTGAGCGACCCCGCCTGTAAAGGGCAGAGTTTCGAAATTAAAGTGATTTTTTAAATACGCCGCAAGCAGCGGGGAGTTGATCCCAAAGCTTCATCATTCATATAAATAAGGGTGAGTTAGAAATCAACGAGTTCTACGTCAAAGACCAACCAAGCATCAGGAGGAATGACTCCACCTGCCCCTCGTGATCCGTAGGCCAATTCCGGCGGTATAATCAGGGTGCGCTTTTCTCCTTTACGCATATTGGAGAGGGCCTGGTCCCAGCCCTTGATCACCCGTCCCACACCGACTTCAAACTGGATAGGTTCACCGCGATCATAGGAGCTGTCGAATTTTTGATTATTGGCAAGGAGGCGTCCTGTGTAATGGGCACTGATCATGGCTCCCTGGGCTGGCTTGTCGCCTGAGCCTTCCTGATTCACTACCCAGTAGAGACCGGAGTTGCTGAAATGGGCATCAGGCCATTTCTGTTTGATCATCTTGATGATTACTTCCTTCTCCTTGTCAGTTGCATTTTCCTGAGCCTTATTCAGGTTTGCCTGCATCTGCTCAAAGGCTTCCTGGTTTGTCTGAAAATTCTCTGCCTTCTCACCAACCCGGATGATCTCTATGCTTTTTATCACATCATTCTGGGCAATGCTGTCGACCACGTCCTGGCCTTCTACCACGTGGCCAAAGATCGTATGTTTGCCGTTCAGGTGCGGGGTTGCAACATGGGTAATAAAGAATTGCGAGCCATTGGTGCCTGGTCCGGCATTGGCCATGGCCAATACTCCAGGACCGGTAAAGCGCAGTTCCGGGTCAAACTCATCGGCAAAGGTGTAGCCAGGACCTCCAGTTCCAGTACCCAAAGGACAGCCGCCCTGAATCATGAACTCCTTAATGACGCGATGGAATTTTAAGCCGTCATAGAAACGGATTCCTGTGGGTTTGTCCGCACCGCCATAGGTTAAGGTTCCCTCTGCCAGGCCAACAAAGTTAATGACTGTCAAGGGAGCCTTGTCATAATACAGGTTAAGCAGGATATCTCCCTTGGCTGTGCTTATCTTTGCGTATAATCCATCTTGCATTTTTTCTTCCTTGGTTTCCTGAGGAGCTTCCTCTGGTTCGGTTATTGCTGAAACAGGCTGTTGTATAAAAACACATAATGCCAGCAAGATAATGGGGGTGATGTAACGATGTGCAAGCAGTTTGTGCATGGAAGCCTCCAGCAGCAGATAATGTATTTTTGCCTTGTCCAGGTATCACCCCATGGTGTCGCATAA is from Candidatus Electrothrix sp. GW3-4 and encodes:
- a CDS encoding peptidylprolyl isomerase, which translates into the protein MHKLLAHRYITPIILLALCVFIQQPVSAITEPEEAPQETKEEKMQDGLYAKISTAKGDILLNLYYDKAPLTVINFVGLAEGTLTYGGADKPTGIRFYDGLKFHRVIKEFMIQGGCPLGTGTGGPGYTFADEFDPELRFTGPGVLAMANAGPGTNGSQFFITHVATPHLNGKHTIFGHVVEGQDVVDSIAQNDVIKSIEIIRVGEKAENFQTNQEAFEQMQANLNKAQENATDKEKEVIIKMIKQKWPDAHFSNSGLYWVVNQEGSGDKPAQGAMISAHYTGRLLANNQKFDSSYDRGEPIQFEVGVGRVIKGWDQALSNMRKGEKRTLIIPPELAYGSRGAGGVIPPDAWLVFDVELVDF
- a CDS encoding universal stress protein, which encodes MQEIQTIITPVDFSDNAEMIAESAAYTAGKFGAELHLVFVVQNFEDYSGFFVPPVNLPNLEEELLKSAQQRMDEFIADKKEKYLEAGATAVYSKVLTGDVSEEILNYSETISCNLIVMGTHGYKGLERIMFGSVADKVVKNACCPVMTINPYRQICEEAKKA